CCTGCTGGAAATGTggctggagcctccagaagacGTCTTCTCAACAGGATCCTTCCTGGAGCTGGGACTCCATGGTCCACCTTCAGAGGTCCCAGTAACTAGGCTACAGGAACAGGGGCTGCAAGGCTGGGAGTCCAGTGGGGGCCATGGCTGTGTGAGTGTGATGAATGGGAGTGGGTGTGGGTTGAGACAACTCTGTAATAAAAAGTCCAAGAGGCTTCAGCTTCCACTTAGAGAAAGGTCTGAAGACAGAGCCCCTAAAATAGACATGAGCTGTAACTATGCTCATGTCCAAGGACAGAAGGGACTGAAACTGAAGCATGAAGGATCTAGTTTTGACGTTAGATAGGACTTCCAGAATTCTTCcttatacacatatacaccctCTTCTACTGTAGGGTCTTCAAGAGAGTGAGCCTGAAGATTTCCTGAAACTTTTCATTGATCCTAATGAAGTGTACTGCTCAGAAGCATCTCCTGGCAGTGACAGTGGAATCTCTGAGGATCCTCGCCATCCAGACAGTCCCCCTGCCCCCAAGCCACCCAGTTCCCCTGCCCTCTATGAGGTTGTCTATGAGGCAGGGACCCTGGAGAGGATGCAGGGGGAAGCTGGGCCAGCTGTAGGGCTCATCTCCATCCAAATAGGTCAGTGTTCCTTGTGGGAAGCAGACAACGGCCCTTCAGGTCCAGCCCTAACCCTGGGGTTAAGGGAGTTTCCCCAACCTGTGCCATTACCCAGGGCCTGCGGCCATCCACCTCCTTTCTCCCAGCCACCTATGTTTCCCTCAGATCAGTGGAGCCCACCATTTATGGTGCCCGATGCCTGTGTGGTCAGTGAGCCGCCTCCCGATGCTCATGCCCACATCCTGCCCAGAGCAGGCACTGTAAACTCAGTGCCTCCTGCAGCCCTGGTGAGTCCTGGGGGTCAGCTGTGTTCAGTACTCCCTGATACACAGAACTGGGGAGAAGGGGATGAGGGAGGGGAAAACTGATGCTGAACACTGTCTTTGCCCTAAATTTTGTGGCATCAGGCCTGAGTGCCAGGGAGATGTGGGCAACTTTAAGAGCAGGAAAAGACAAGAGAGACAGAATCCCTTGGGGCTAAGGGGGTGATGCCTCAGTTAAGGAGAGGGTGGGCTGAGGGAATCCAGGGACAGGGCTTAGGAGAAAGCCCGGGCCCACGAGCATTGTCTGCTCAGCTAGGGCCATCGTCTCAGCTTTGGGTCAGGATGTGGAAATGTGACAGGCCACCTGGGAATCCAACTGGTTACTGGGCACAGAATGTAGAAGCTACTGCAACTACGTTTTTTACTGGAACAATGGTTCCCCAGGCACCCACTGCCCATGGTTACAGTGTAGGGGAGTAACACATCACATACCTTCCCAAGGCTAGCTGGGCTGGTTCCTGCAGTGGGGATGAGGAGGGGGTCTTGCCCAGGTCACTGTTCCTCCCTTTATCCTGAAAAGAACTCCTTGTGTGCAAAAGGCAGGGAATAGGTTCTAGCCTCCCTGCAAATCTGTGGTTGAAGCTGAGACCAGAAGCCAAGCCAAGCATCTTAGAATCTTGTGCTGAGGAATCTTAAAAAGTCTGAGGCATCTAAATTTGAGTGTGCATCAGAAACACTGGGGAGTTTgttctggaccaccagggaagtcccagtttggttttttgtgtgtgtgtgtggtacgcgggcctctcactgctgtggcctctccctttgtggagcacaggctccggacgcgcaggctcagcggccatggctcacgggcccagctgctccgtggcatgtgggaccttcccggaccggggcatgaacccgtgtcccctgcatcggcaggcggactctcaaccactgtgccaccagggaagccccctgttttgtttttaaaataaaaccctctaggggaattccctggcagtccagcggttaggactgcacttccactgcagggggcacgggttccatccctggtcagcaactaagatcccacaagccgcaggcacagccaaaaatacatacatacataaataaaaaatacctctAGACCTCATTTTTAGAGATTTTGATGAGGTGGATTGGGAAGGACACCCCTCTAATGATTCACCAAATAGTCACAGGGGCAAGAAGGGAACATCAGAATAAGGCAGAGATAGTAGTGGTTTAGCTAAAAGCCAAAGACCATCAACAGGCCAAAGCAAATTCCTCTTGAGTCACAAAGTGAAGCATAAATCTTTCAAAAAGAAGTATTAGTTAGAAAAGCAAGTTACTCAGTTGATGGGCTCACATTAAACAGACACCTGTCTATGTTCCCCACATACTTTGTTATGAGAAGCTGTTCAGTCTGGTTGCCTTTGGGGAATTCTTTGAGGGGACAGAACTTCAGTCTGAAAGGTAGGGCTCAGCCCCTAGGGGAGGATGGGCCATCGCCCCAGGGATCTCCTTGTGGTTGGCAGGTAATGGTAACACTCTGCCAAGCTGAAGTTAATGGCTGACAATGAATCATTTGCCTGCTGTAAGATCAAGCAAACCCTACCTTAGTGAGCTACTCCACATCCTCTTCCAATACCCACAAGATCTGCGGAAATGTGGACCAGAATAGCCCCTTCCTAACTTGCTGTGATTGCCAAGGTCTTAAGTCTGTGGGCAAAAATATGACAAAACCACCTTTCTTCCTTGTCAGCCTCAGGAAGTCCCTGTGGTTTAATCAACAGTCTGCATTAAGGTCCCTGCCTCTCATCTCATTTTACAGCTTGTTATTCCTCAGTGCAAATAGGAAACTCTCCAGGAGGCATGCAAAGGGAACAGCATGCATACTGAAAATGGGATGACCCTCTTTCCATTCTCATCTTCTCTCGTCCCCCACCAGCTGCCCTGTCAAACCTTGTTCCTGACAGAAGAGGAGAAGCGTCTGCTGGGACAGGAAGGGGTGTCCCTACCCCCTCACCTGCCCCTCACCAAGGTAACATAATTCCCCAAAGGGTATCGTAACCCAGCGGCCCTACCATGGCCTCTGAGGAGCCAGGATAGCAGGGGAAAAGTTGAGGAGTTGGGGGAGGTTAAGGGCCCAGGACTGACACACCCTGGGCCCCCAGGCAGAGGAGAGGGTCCTCAAGAAGGTCAGGAGGAAAATCCGTAACAAGCAGTCAGCTCAGGACAGTCGGCGGCGGAAGAAAGAGTACATCGATGGACTAGAGAGCAGGTATGTTTGGACTCACATTTCTGGATTCACGACTGGGCCCCCTTCCTCACCAAGGCAGGCAAGGTCAGGGACTCATGATTACAGAGCCTTATCCTACCTTTCCACCCTTCCTAGGGTGGCTGCCTGTTCTGCACAGAATCAGGAACTACAGAAAAAAGTCCAGGAGCTGGAGAGGCACAACATGTGAGTGAAAATATAGTGTGTGTATTGGGGTAAGGGTGCAGCACACAGGGATACAAGTCTTGGGCCCTGGTTCCCAGGAGATCTAACTCTTCATTCCTCGTTTCCCAGCTCCCTGGTGACTCAGCTCCGCCAGCTGCAGATGCTTATTGTTCAAACCTCCAACAAAGCTGCCCAGACTAGCACTTGTGTTCTGGTACCATTAATCTATTTCCCATCTCCCCTGCCACCTCCTCCATCTTCTGCCAGGTTGCCATCCTGATGCCCCCACTCCGTAGCTAGACCTATCTTCCCAACCCTGATGACCCCAACTGCCCCCTAGTCACTCTGCCCTCTGCTCCCTTCCCTTATTGTCCCCACAGCCCAAATGTCCTCTTGCTTCTTCCCAGatccttcttttctccttggcTCTCATCATCCTGCCCAGTTTCAGCCCCTTTCAGGGCTTACCAGAAGCTGGGCCTGAGGATTACCAGCCTCACGGAGGTGAGAGGCAAGGGTAGGAAAGGACTCTGTTTTCCAGAGTAGTCAagaagtgggagggaggtccTGTTCTGTCTAGGATCCCCAACCAAGGGAGCACTATTCTACTGCCCTTTTTCCTTCACCCCACAGTGATTTCCAGAAACATCCTGACTCACAAGGACATGACAGAAAATCTGGAGAATCCAGCGGTAGAGTCCAGATTGGAGGGGCCACCTGGGGCCAAGGGTGTAAATGGCTCAACAAGGACACTGCTTGAGAAGACAGGAGGGAGGGCAGGCCCCAGCAGGCACATCAGAACTGTGTTGCATGCAGATGAGATGTGAGCTGTAACACTTCCTGGCCCGCTTCCCAATCACAATAAGGAATCCAGGGCCCCGCTGTGGTTCTGCTTCCTCCTGGGGTTCCCACTCAGGGCTCTTTGGCCTCAGAGGTCAGAATCACATCAGGATGCCCTAGATGTCTGTACTCCATGGCTCAGTCTGCCTATGTCAGGGGGCACCTCAAATACTTCTGTCATGTAtctgtgattttatttcttctttggggaTAGGGTTGAGGGGAAACTGATATTTTggctgagaaataaatttttttttttttgctacgaTTGTATCCTGACAGTTTTAAGTAATAGTAGAAGAGGGGGGAAGATAGGTACCTGGTAAACTGGGGTCTAAAGTTgccaccccctttccctctctacCCCCATGACTTCCTGCCCCAAACCAAATTACACTAGGGGAGGAAAtgattttactctttttattctGCTCATTAATGATTTAGACGAAGAAGATGGGAGAAAGGGGGTGCCACCACAAGGTTCCAGAGAACCAGGGGCACGAGTCAGTTCGTTCCACTTTCTCTCTGAGGTAGGGTCTCTAAGACCCAGATGAAAGGGGAGGAGGTAGCTATATGGACTCAATTTGCTTCCGGACCTTTTCCAGCGCCTTTCTGTCCAGTTGTCGCTGACGAACAATGACAAGGCAAGCAAAGACCAAGGCCACACCTATGACAGTCCCTTCGAATTTCCAGAATAAGTGTTGTTCCATCAGAGCTGAGCGGCAGCTGAGGGCAAGAAGAAACAGTTATCCCCAGGGAAGGCCAGACTGCCTCTCCCTCTAATCTCCCTCCTGTTTCATCCTCACCAAGATATATctgaggagaaaagaggaaaccAGCGTCAGCCTTCTAAAGTGTTGacagtacagggacttccctgatggtccagcggttaagactccgtgcttccactacagggggcacaggttcgatccctggttggggaactaagatccagcatgccgcatggggcggccaaaaataaaaataaagtgtttacaTTAATCccattcaaatatttaatttattttctggtgAGATAAGCAGAGCTGGTATTAACcagttttactgatgagaaaatatGGCCAATAATATAGTGCTGAGGAGTAGAGCTAGGACTTGGGTTCAAGTAATTTGCCTCCAAATCCCCTCCCCTTTCCAATATGCCATGCTACCTCCATACAAAGAGGAAGAGGCAGGACTATCTACTTAAAGTCATAGGAGCAAAGGAGGTGATCTAGGAGGATTCAAGAAGAGAAACCACTTGCCTTTTGAACTCGCTCCTCTTAGATGAGCTGCATGTGATTTTCTCCACATACCCTGTGGAACCACACTCGGGGGTGGTTTTCTGCCAGGAGGAAAGGACCAAAGCACTTGTTAGGAAGGGGCAGCAGGAGAAACAGGAAGGCTGCCATTCAGAATGGGCAGGTGTCCAAGTGCTACGGCTCAGAGCTCGTAGGCAACAGAGAACTATAATGAAGAGTTCTCACGGGGGTGATGAGGTGGTGGTTACAGGATGAGAAGTACGTGTTACTAAGAACACTTCAGGGTCAATAGTCTACGAGAGGCAAGGACAGGTTCCAGAACCTACTAgattaaaaatgaacagaacacGGTTATTAGCTGAACGTTGCCATTAACTTGGAAAGAAAAGGGCACATTTTCAGGGGGAAGACCAGTTCAGATTTGGACTCAGACTGAGACTGCAAAgaaaaaagacgaaaagacaatgcAAAGGCATACTTAGATAGACAGTCCCTGTCTGATTCGATGTAagaagaaggggagagaaaacAGATACTCACAGCCTGGAAATTAGAACATGGAGCACACTCTTCCGCCACCACAAACTCTTCCACCAGCCAGCACGGCAAATTTGAGGTGCTCactagagagggagagaaatgcaaGCCCCAGACCTCGTTCAGAAAATACTTCTCCCCTAAGTTCTGCCCATCAACTTCCCAGCACAGCTAAATGCCCTCGCTCCACGAGGTGCTGTCCTTTTCCACCTGATCTCTAGGTACATGGGAGgagatcaaaacaaaacaaaacaactatagGGGCGTCGGGTTCCCAGACCATCACCCACCTGACAGCTTCTCCTCCCGCACAGGAGCTTCTGCTTGGCTGAAGCAGATGAGAGGGGGGAAATGGGCAAAAGTCAGAAGCCGGAAAACAGGGAacctcccgccccaccccaccccaccccaccccaccccacctcacctccacGGTCCAGGGACACACGGGGCGGGGACGATCCGATCCTCCCGTCCCCTCCTtttccctgccctcagcccctccTTACCAGAGCCTTAAAGTGAAAGCGCAGAGCAACCAGCAGAGGTGGCGGCCCTGGGGGAGGCCACGCCTCCCCACGCCCGCTGGCATGGAGTGCTCAGTATCCCACCTGTCGGGACAGAGGGACCTGCCTGACTGGCCTCGTGCCTCGGTCGGAACGCAAAGACCGCGCTTACACTGCAGTCCTCGGGAAGGTTCCAAGTCAGGGCTGCGAAATGCTGGGGTTGCCTATCAGATCAAAGGCTCTGTCAGTACGCCCCCATGGTCACAACGAGAAAAGGCTAATACGCATTTGTTGCGTAGGACCGTGAGCTTCCTTCTTCGGACTGGTACGGTCCTCATGGAAGGCCGAGGGGGCGTAGAGCCTAGCACCTCCTCCGCTCCGCTTCCGCTCCCGGCGCGGCCATCTTGCGCGCGGAGGATCCTGGGCGCGGGCAGGCTTTCCAGAGCTAGGCCAGTCATCGGAAGCAAAGGCCCGTGGCTTGGCTGATGGGCCTCGTAGTCTTCCGCTCGCTGCTCCCTGGGAATTGCATCTCCCTGCATTTGTACAGCGAGATGCGACCCATTGGCTCGGGGCACCGTTGCATTATGGTGCTGGTAGTCTTTTGCCGGAACCGAGAAGATGGCGGCTGTCAGGCTTGTGGTCCTTCTCGATGCTCCATGGGCTTTCGCCTTTTTGCCCCTCTGGGCTACGTGAACAGCGAGACATAGAAAGGAACGATACGTCGCCCTCTCAGGACTTTCCTCCGTctttaaaatctaaaaaccatTAAGCATCAGGCTTTCCGAtacccctcccccttcccgcCTCGAACGATGGTCAAGGGGAGAAGCTGGGTTGGCGGTCCAGGGATGGAAGCGAAACTGcacttcctcctccctccagggGCAGGAATACCGGAGACTCTGTGAATGAAGCCTTCCCCTGTCTCCGGGCTCCCACTCAGCTCTACTCAGATGTCACTTTCTCGCATGTTAATTGCTAAGTTACTCCCCAGAACCGGTCTTGAATAATCTTAAATTTTCTCAGCTCTCCCTTGCTCCTACTTAATGCAATCAGAAGAGCGTGAGATTTGAAAACCCAAGAAGTGTTGAGTCTAGGTTCATAGGTTCGGGTGCTTATTAGCTACATGACTTTAGGACGGTATCTGGCAGTCAATGTTCTGTGGAAAATGGAAATGCTAATGTGcattttctaggttttttttttttttttgcaagatgCAAATGAAATGTGTATGAAAATCCTTTATTCTCTTATAATTGTATTGCCTCACATTTCTATTGTACTTTTTGAATTCAACGCTTAACTCATTTTGATCCTTTTCAGTAATCCTGAGGAATCAGAGTTgatattatcccaattttatgaATAAGCTCAGAGTGTGTCacttgtccaagggcacacagcaaGTAGGAGAGCTGCGACCTAAGCCTAGACGGTCAACTCCCAGGCCACAGATTTGTGCCTGCTTTCCCTCCCCATGGAGCCAAACCTTGACATATATCCAGAACTGCAGCGACTTGACCCACATTCTGGGTTCATGCTTTACTGTCTGGTAATGTATTAGTCACTATCCTAATTCTGCCAGAAATTTCCTCCTAGTTTTACATACATGTATGTCTGCAGCCTCTCAGACAACTGGACAATGAATTTAGTTTTCGTAGTTGCTCAGTAGATAGGaggtatttaaaataaactaaagatAAATCTAGGCACTATTAATAATCTGTATCCCACCTCTTAAAATCAAAGCACTTATCCCCATGCTTTCTTGTTAACTCTGCTCCACACTCTTCTCCCTCAGGAAGTCTTTCTAGCCTAAAGATCACAgctactcccctccccccacagcccTAAGAGCTAGTGCACTTTTGGAGATCAACAGTGTATCAGGTGCTACATCCCATAAATTCTCTCTTCCCAGCAGACTGAAATCTGGCTGCTCAAGAGCAAGAACTAACAGACTGGAAAGATCACTGGGCGGGGGttgaaaaaacaacaaccaccTGGTGAGGGCTGAGCTTTAATTTTGCTTGTAACTATTTGTTCCCTTAAGTTATTATTTGTCTGTATATGTCAATAGTTGTATGTTATAGAAAGTAGGATATGGGTTTTTTTCCCAGTATTTTTTAGCCATAATAAAAGTTTTGGCTGAAATACAGTATTCTGTTACTCCTTACCCCGTCCCACTGTGCCTCATGACAAGCTGGAAGATTTTGTAAGATCTCACTTTCAATAGCCGCACCAAGCAACTGAATAGGGTCTCCATGCTGaaactggattttaaaatatctgctctGGAGTATGACAAGATGTCGGTCAGTCTTCTTCCTGGGATTCACAAAATGCAAGTCTCTCCTCATCTCTTGAGCAAATTAAACTAGCTGAGCAGTTGACTACAGAGCTCACACATATAAGCCACGGATAAGGATCATCACCCCATCGAAGCTTGGATACATAATacatttatcaaattattttctgaGTCCTTTTCCTGGCACTATCAGACTtttttctgagtgttgtcttttacCAGCAGAAACAGCAGCACATAAAAAGGCTTTGCTGATAGCTCCAGGGTTATGCCATCCACTTCCACACTGCAGGCTTGGGGATTTCTTAAATGCCTTGAACATCATATCCATGAATAAAACTTCTAATGGTACTTTGTCTAAACCAAATCTGACATTTTCATTATCCTGATAAAAGATCAAGTCTGTGAGataattttgctgtttaaaaataccatgtaagggcttccctggtggcgcagtggttgagagtctgcctgccgatgcaggggacacgggttcgtgccccggtctgggaagatcccacatgccgtggagcatctgggcccgtgagccatggccgctgagcgtgcgcatccagagcctgtgctccgcaacgggagaggccacagcaatgagaggccccagcagtgagaggcccgcgtaccacacacacacacaaaaaaaacactgTGTAAGAGTGAAAGGGGTCTACGTATACTTAAGGGAACTCAAGTCTAAGGTttcggggttttttttggccacaccatgcagcatgcaggatgttagttccctgaccggggatcaaacatgtgccccctgcattgggagtggtaCCAATGGGAgtgggagtcttaaccactgtaccaccagggaagtcccaagtctaAGTTTCTTTCTCATGGTTCTTTTGCATGCCAATAGTTTTGCTTCTTTGTTATTCAGTAGTTACAGGcagtttttgttaaattttactAATCCCTTTTCTAGTAAGTACCACCCAGAGGTTATATTAACTTGACCattgtgcttggcacatagtagatgctcaataaatatttatgactaAATGAACCTCttctgtgtctcattttcctcacctataaaagcAGATAATAATGCTTACTAGTTACTTAAAGGGATTCCTGGCAGAATCAAAGATGCTAGCAGAAATAACTGGATAAAAAATACTGGttctggtcttccctggtggcgcagtggttgagagtctgcctgccaatgcaggcgacatgggttcgtgccccagtccgggaggatcccacatgccgcggagcggctgggcccgtgagccatggccgctgggcctgtgcatccagagcctgtgctccccaacgggagagcccacaacagtgagaggcatgcgtaccgcaaaaaaaaaaaaccaaaaaacaaaaaatactggtTCTGCTATTTCCCTGAGGCTAGGGCTGTCACTCCTCTGGGGAGGCCCAAGAAAGAGTCCTGCTCTTTTAGAATCTCCTGGACAAGACTCTGCACAAAGGATCCTCTAAATCCCATGCTGGAAAGAGGATGTCCAGACCTTCAGTTTCAAAGAAACTCTGCTCCTTGTTTCCCTCATCAATTAAACagctggggaagggagagctGTAGGATTAGGCATTACAGGAACTCAGCCAGATTCAAGCAGACCAACCACCTCAGAGAGACAAGAATTAGGTTTATGAGTAGAGACCAATTCTGACAATGATGAAAGTTACCCAAACCAGGGACATTTGTGCAAATGGTGGCCTTTAATACTGAGAAAGACCATGCAGAGTGACAGGATAGGACCAAACCTTCAGACGGTGGTGCTGAGCCAGCCTCTCACAGGACCCTAAAGCCTGCTCCAGTAACAGAataaatcaattatttatttacatttatatttgccCTGGAAACCCAGAGAAGGTCTGAGGCTTAGGGCCATctatccttcctttcctcctccctctcttcctaccTCCTTTTCaccttctttcactttctcaattctttcccttcttcttgcctctccttccctctctagtctacttctttcttttcctctttcctcctcgctccttcctttttttcttctccatattCTCCCCATTCTTCCACCATCTACCCATCTCTATCCCTCCAAGCCCCACGTGCTACTTCTCCCCTGCCCAGTCCCTCAGCCCTGCCTCCCTCAGGTTCAGCCTCCAGGCTTAGGGCGGAGAGGCAGAAGGGGAGTCCTCAGCCCAGGGAGCACTTGTTGGTGTTCTTCTTGTCACAAGTTTTCAGGTCAGTGCTGGGGGGCTTGTTGCTGTTTCCCTAGAGGGAGAAGGGTACAGGGGTCACGGTGAGAATGGCTAGCTGGGGTCTGGGGTCACCCTCATGGGCAGTCTTAGCACTGCTCTCCTCGTCAGTTTTTACTCCCAATgtgcgcatgcacacacacgcacacgcacacacactcacatgcacagTTGTACTTAGCCTAGCAGAACCAACTCACTGATCTCCGGCCTCCTGACTTGAGCAAAATGTCCCGGGCCAGTGAACTGAAAGCCTAATGGGGAAAGTAGAGAGTGGTCAGAACAGGTTGGAGGGGAGGATAAGTCTATCTTCCAATACTTCATCTCTTTGAGGGATGAAGGATGGGGTGTGTCTCACCTCATCCACATTCATGCTGGATTTAGCACTTGTCTCGAAAAATCGGATTCCGTGCTCCCGGGCCAACTGCATGGAGTGTGAAGTGGTAAAAAGAGAGTTGGATGAAGGACAGCAGCCAAGTCCCTGCAATCTGGCCTCATCTTGGCCCTCCTGGCCCAGTTCTAGAACATTGCCCAGCCTGCTCTTACCTTATCGGCCTGCTCCTTCTGGACCTTCCTCTTGGCCTCCATATCACACTTGTTTCCCAGTAAGAGGCGCTCTACCCCAGCCGAGGCATTCTGGGACAAAAGGTAAGAGTAAAAGTTGGGTCCTGCTCATTTTCATAGTCTCCTTCATCCTCCAGGTTCGACCCAATTCCCCTGTCTCTCTGGGAGGGTCCTCACCTCTTTGATGCTCTTCATCCAGTTCTGAATATTCTCGAAGGATTTCTCATCTGTGATGTCATATACTAGGATAATACCCTGGGGAATGGCAGAGTTCACAATGGAGCCTTGTACCATATTCCCCTGTTTAGGCTTCCTACTGCCCTCTAAGTGACCCTGCAAATTCTATCCACAAGTCTAATCACTAGGCCACATGGGGCCCTCTGCAACCCATACTGTGCCCCTCCCCATTTTTCTCTGCCCCAACTCCTGTCCCTCTATATTCATACATTCTAGTGCCTCATGCCTCATCCCTCGTCCAGAACCACACTTCATACCATGGCTCCACGGTAATAGGCAGTAGTTATCGTCTTGAATCGCTCTTGGCCAGCTGTGTCCCTGAAGAGGTGGAATATTTCATGGGGTGGAATACAGGGAAGAGATCTCCAAAGAGagaatcccacccccaccccctaagAATTTAGCTTTTGCAACTGAAAGGAACAGAATCAGGAAAcagtaaaggaagaaagggatAAAGGAGAGTTGAGCTGATACTGATGGTAAAGGCCTAAGAAACAggtctttctgttttattcattgtttactctgtgccaagcactgtgtatatatcattttatttgtgtcattttatGTAATCTTCACTCTATCCTTGTGAGACATGTTTTATtgtctctattttacaaatgaggaaacagatttaGAGAGGCCAAATAACTGATGAAGGTCATTCTGTACCAGAACCAGGATTGAACCACATTCTCCTCTTATCTGTTGTATCATAATGCCTCCATTAAGCCTTTTACCACTTGACACCCTTAGGATCTCCAGCTTCCTCAGGGCAGTCAGGTCAAACCTCTACACTTGGCTTTATGGCCTCTCCACTAGACTGAGAGTCAAGTCTTAATTCTGCTATTTGCTATTTAACTGTTTAGAGCCTGTTTCCACATTATAGTTCAACAGACAATTGATCTAGCTAGACAGCTGACAAGTTCAGAGGATGTTCCAGGTCCAGGAGAGGCAAGAGAATTACAAAAAAGCTGAAAATAGTTGAGTAAGCAGGAAGAGAGATGAAAGGACATCTGAATGAGGTGACaaatgaattagaaaatgtaCTGGAAGGAGCattgggaaagggagagaaatgaagctaaaaagaagagaaacaccTA
This genomic stretch from Kogia breviceps isolate mKogBre1 chromosome 1, mKogBre1 haplotype 1, whole genome shotgun sequence harbors:
- the CREB3L4 gene encoding cyclic AMP-responsive element-binding protein 3-like protein 4 isoform X4, which gives rise to MRDPGGKKRCSVWGHQRASLAWQGWALRNRSMDFRTPDLLEMWLEPPEDVFSTGSFLELGLHGPPSEVPVTRLQEQGLQGWESSGGHGCGLQESEPEDFLKLFIDPNEVYCSEASPGSDSGISEDPRHPDSPPAPKPPSSPALYEVVYEAGTLERMQGEAGPAVGLISIQIDQWSPPFMVPDACVVSEPPPDAHAHILPRAGTVNSVPPAALLPCQTLFLTEEEKRLLGQEGVSLPPHLPLTKAEERVLKKVRRKIRNKQSAQDSRRRKKEYIDGLESRVAACSAQNQELQKKVQELERHNISLVTQLRQLQMLIVQTSNKAAQTSTCVLILLFSLALIILPSFSPFQGLPEAGPEDYQPHGVISRNILTHKDMTENLENPAVESRLEGPPGAKGVNGSTRTLLEKTGGRAGPSRHIRTVLHADEM
- the CREB3L4 gene encoding cyclic AMP-responsive element-binding protein 3-like protein 4 isoform X1: MRDPGGKKRCSVWGHQRASLAWQGWALRNRSMDFRTPDLLEMWLEPPEDVFSTGSFLELGLHGPPSEVPVTRLQEQGLQGWESSGGHGCGLQESEPEDFLKLFIDPNEVYCSEASPGSDSGISEDPRHPDSPPAPKPPSSPALYEVVYEAGTLERMQGEAGPAVGLISIQIGQCSLWEADNGPSGPALTLGLREFPQPVPLPRACGHPPPFSQPPMFPSDQWSPPFMVPDACVVSEPPPDAHAHILPRAGTVNSVPPAALLPCQTLFLTEEEKRLLGQEGVSLPPHLPLTKAEERVLKKVRRKIRNKQSAQDSRRRKKEYIDGLESRVAACSAQNQELQKKVQELERHNISLVTQLRQLQMLIVQTSNKAAQTSTCVLILLFSLALIILPSFSPFQGLPEAGPEDYQPHGVISRNILTHKDMTENLENPAVESRLEGPPGAKGVNGSTRTLLEKTGGRAGPSRHIRTVLHADEM
- the CREB3L4 gene encoding cyclic AMP-responsive element-binding protein 3-like protein 4 isoform X7 — encoded protein: MRDPGGKKRCSVWGHQRASLAWQGWALRNRSMDFRTPDLLEMWLEPPEDVFSTGSFLELGLHGPPSEVPVTRLQEQGLQGWESSGGHGCGLQESEPEDFLKLFIDPNEVYCSEASPGSDSGISEDPRHPDSPPAPKPPSSPALYEVVYEAGTLERMQGEAGPAVGLISIQIGQCSLWEADNGPSGPALTLGLREFPQPVPLPRACGHPPPFSQPPMFPSDQWSPPFMVPDACVVSEPPPDAHAHILPRAGTVNSVPPAALLPCQTLFLTEEEKRLLGQEGVSLPPHLPLTKAEERVLKKVRRKIRNKQSAQDSRRRKKEYIDGLESRVAACSAQNQELQKKVQELERHNISLVTQLRQLQMLIVQTSNKAAQTSTCVL
- the CREB3L4 gene encoding cyclic AMP-responsive element-binding protein 3-like protein 4 isoform X2 translates to MRDPGGKKRCSVWGHQRASLAWQGWALRNRSMDFRTPDLLEMWLEPPEDVFSTGSFLELGLHGPPSEGLQESEPEDFLKLFIDPNEVYCSEASPGSDSGISEDPRHPDSPPAPKPPSSPALYEVVYEAGTLERMQGEAGPAVGLISIQIGQCSLWEADNGPSGPALTLGLREFPQPVPLPRACGHPPPFSQPPMFPSDQWSPPFMVPDACVVSEPPPDAHAHILPRAGTVNSVPPAALLPCQTLFLTEEEKRLLGQEGVSLPPHLPLTKAEERVLKKVRRKIRNKQSAQDSRRRKKEYIDGLESRVAACSAQNQELQKKVQELERHNISLVTQLRQLQMLIVQTSNKAAQTSTCVLILLFSLALIILPSFSPFQGLPEAGPEDYQPHGVISRNILTHKDMTENLENPAVESRLEGPPGAKGVNGSTRTLLEKTGGRAGPSRHIRTVLHADEM
- the CREB3L4 gene encoding cyclic AMP-responsive element-binding protein 3-like protein 4 isoform X3 — translated: MDFRTPDLLEMWLEPPEDVFSTGSFLELGLHGPPSEVPVTRLQEQGLQGWESSGGHGCGLQESEPEDFLKLFIDPNEVYCSEASPGSDSGISEDPRHPDSPPAPKPPSSPALYEVVYEAGTLERMQGEAGPAVGLISIQIGQCSLWEADNGPSGPALTLGLREFPQPVPLPRACGHPPPFSQPPMFPSDQWSPPFMVPDACVVSEPPPDAHAHILPRAGTVNSVPPAALLPCQTLFLTEEEKRLLGQEGVSLPPHLPLTKAEERVLKKVRRKIRNKQSAQDSRRRKKEYIDGLESRVAACSAQNQELQKKVQELERHNISLVTQLRQLQMLIVQTSNKAAQTSTCVLILLFSLALIILPSFSPFQGLPEAGPEDYQPHGVISRNILTHKDMTENLENPAVESRLEGPPGAKGVNGSTRTLLEKTGGRAGPSRHIRTVLHADEM